A genomic stretch from Anopheles nili chromosome X, idAnoNiliSN_F5_01, whole genome shotgun sequence includes:
- the LOC128729173 gene encoding transcription factor kayak has protein sequence MDASEFANFIARELLMEQFGVHSGVPTLTTATLTPTTLKTIEQTFIEATNDAQINLPYQAGFVPPPYPMEEHSQDGGVSQESLSSTSNGSWHISGSHGYTADDLDSKSSASLEQPPAGSSLSAPTGTRARRSGTSGGSSKSETTGLLGSLGSFAIGTSGTPPASSAAGSRGTGSGGRRNVGGRRPHKPSNLSPEEEEKRRIRRERNKQAAARCRRRREDHTNDLVDETDQLEKRRQSLQHEIQQLQQEKDELEFLLESHRKSCSLQAGARRSPIELKPTELEGISRFVLPKIKTEPEEEFAQQQQQSSHQHSSQLQEQLSDASEHQQPAQPSSRPSTKKIKLPTIMSDSLETPTPTSILAPLMAGFGTSKPTMVTSVVASMAASMAANSVRPARPDSLDVKSAAQYPLLTRSDVTGAMGISTPSSGLFNFESLMEGGTGLTPIAAPITFPPNRNPLELITPTSTEPSKLCSL, from the exons ATGGATGCCAGCGAGTTCGCCAACTTCATCGCCCGGGAACTGCTAATGGAGCAG TTCGGGGTGCACAGCGGTGTGCCAACGCTCACCACGGCAACTCTGACGCCTACGACGCTGAAGACCATCGAGCAGACGTTCATCGAGGCGACAAACGACGCCCAGATAAACCTGCCATACCAGGCCGGGTTCGTGCCACCACCGTATCCGATGGAAGAACACAGTCAGGACGGTGGCGTTAGCCAAGAGTCGCTCAGCTCCACCTCGAACGGGTCGTGGCACATCTCAGGCTCGCACGGGTACACTGCAGATGATCTCGACTCGAAGTCATCGGCTTCGCTCGAACAACCTCCAGCGGGTAGCAGCCTATCAGCACCGACCGGAACGCGTGCTCGACGTTCCGGGACCTCAGGTGGAAGTAGCAAGAGCGAAACAACAGGACTACTCGGATCGCTTGGATCATTCGCGATCGGTACGTCTGGGACGCCACCGGCCAGTAGTGCGGCTGGATCACGTGGTACCGGTAGTGGTGGTCGTCGTAACGTCGGTGGACGCAGACCTCACAAGCCGTCGAATCTGTCACctgaagaagaggaaaaacgcCGGATCCGGCGTGAGCGGAACAAGCAGGCTGCGGCTCGGTGCCGAAGGCGCCGTGAGGACCACACGAACGATTTGGTGGATGAAACGGATCAGCTCGAAAAACGCCGACAGTCGCTGCAGCATGAAATCCAACAGCTTCAGCAGGAGAAGGATGAACTTGAGTTTCTGCTCGAATCGCACCGAAAGAGCTGCAGCCTGCAAGCAGGAGCTCGACGCAGCCCGATCGAGCTGAAGCCCACCGAGCTGGAGGGGATCTCGCGGTTTGTGTTGCCTAAGATCAAAACCGAACCTGAGGAGGAATTcgcgcaacagcaacagcaatccTCCCATCAGCATTCGAGCCAGCTCCAGGAACAGCTGAGTGACGCCTCCGAACACCAGCAGCCGGCACAGCCGAGCTCTCGGCCAAGTACTAAGAA GATCAAACTCCCGACGATCATGAGCGACAGCCTGGAGACGCCAACACCGACCAGTATCCTGGCCCCACTAATGGCCGGGTTCGGTACCAGCAAACCAACCATGGTGACGTCGGTGGTGGCCTCGATGGCGGCTTCGATGGCAGCGAACAGTGTTCGACCGGCACGACCTGACAGCCTGGACGTGAAGTCAGCTGCCCAGTACCCACTGCTAACCCGCTCGGACGTTACGGGGGCGATGGGAATCTCGACGCCCTCGAGCGGGCTCTTCAACTTCGAGAGCCTGATGGAGGGCGGTACCGGTTTGACACCGATTGCCGCCCCGATCACCTTCCCACCGAACCGGAATCCGCTCGAGTTGATCACACCGACAAGCACGGAACCGTCGAAGCTGTGCAGCCTGTAG